The Nomascus leucogenys isolate Asia chromosome 23, Asia_NLE_v1, whole genome shotgun sequence genome includes a window with the following:
- the CLEC1B gene encoding C-type lectin domain family 1 member B isoform X2 produces the protein MQDEDGYITLNIKTRKPALVSAVMQHNYLQDENENRTGTLQQLAKRFCQYVIKQSELKGTFKGHKCSPCDTNWRYYGDSCYGFFRHNLTWQESKQYCTDMNATLLKIDNQNIVEYIKARTSLIRWVGLSRQKSNEVWKWEDGSVLSENMFELLEGGKGNMNCAYFRNGKMYPTFCENKHYLMCERKAGMTKVDQLP, from the exons ATGCAGGATGAAGATGGATACATCACCTTAAATATTAAAACTCGGAAACCAGCTCTCGTCTCCG CTGTCATGCAGCACAATTACCTACAAGATGAGAATGAAAATCGCACAGGAACTCTGCAACAATTAGCAAAGCGCTTCTGCCAATATGTAATAAAACAATCAGAACTAAAAGGTACTTTCA AAGGTCATAAATGCAGCCCCTGTGACACTAACTGGAGATATTATGGAGATAGCTGCTATGGGTTCTTCAGGCACAACTTAACCTGGCAAGAGAGTAAGCAGTACTGCACTGACATGAATGCTACCCTCCTGAAGATTGACAACCAGAATATTGTG GAATACATCAAAGCCAGGACTAGTTTAATTCGTTGGGTCGGATTATCTCGCCAGAAGTCTAATGAGGTctggaagtgggaggatggctcggTTCTCTCAGAAAATAT GTTTGAGCTTTtggaaggtggaaaaggaaatatgaattGTGCTTATTTTCGTAATGGGAAAATGTACCCTACCTTCTGTGAGAACAAACATTATTTAATGTGTGAGAGGAAGGCTGGCATGACCAAGGTGGACCAACTACCTTAA
- the CLEC1B gene encoding C-type lectin domain family 1 member B isoform X1, translating into MQDEDGYITLNIKTRKPALVSVGPASSSWWRVTALILLILCVGMVVGLVALGIWSVMQHNYLQDENENRTGTLQQLAKRFCQYVIKQSELKGTFKGHKCSPCDTNWRYYGDSCYGFFRHNLTWQESKQYCTDMNATLLKIDNQNIVEYIKARTSLIRWVGLSRQKSNEVWKWEDGSVLSENMFELLEGGKGNMNCAYFRNGKMYPTFCENKHYLMCERKAGMTKVDQLP; encoded by the exons ATGCAGGATGAAGATGGATACATCACCTTAAATATTAAAACTCGGAAACCAGCTCTCGTCTCCG TTGGCCCTGCGTCCTCCTCCTGGTGGCGTGTGACCGCTTTGATTCTGCTGATCCTGTGCGTGGGGATGGTTGTCGGGCTGGTGGCTCTGGGGATTTGGT CTGTCATGCAGCACAATTACCTACAAGATGAGAATGAAAATCGCACAGGAACTCTGCAACAATTAGCAAAGCGCTTCTGCCAATATGTAATAAAACAATCAGAACTAAAAGGTACTTTCA AAGGTCATAAATGCAGCCCCTGTGACACTAACTGGAGATATTATGGAGATAGCTGCTATGGGTTCTTCAGGCACAACTTAACCTGGCAAGAGAGTAAGCAGTACTGCACTGACATGAATGCTACCCTCCTGAAGATTGACAACCAGAATATTGTG GAATACATCAAAGCCAGGACTAGTTTAATTCGTTGGGTCGGATTATCTCGCCAGAAGTCTAATGAGGTctggaagtgggaggatggctcggTTCTCTCAGAAAATAT GTTTGAGCTTTtggaaggtggaaaaggaaatatgaattGTGCTTATTTTCGTAATGGGAAAATGTACCCTACCTTCTGTGAGAACAAACATTATTTAATGTGTGAGAGGAAGGCTGGCATGACCAAGGTGGACCAACTACCTTAA